In one window of Henckelia pumila isolate YLH828 chromosome 1, ASM3356847v2, whole genome shotgun sequence DNA:
- the LOC140863139 gene encoding uncharacterized protein — MRECVLASLNFPEGDEVYSEGKVSSEIHWPIWDRIGSKDVSYHFALTPYLSRIHNVFHVSLLHQYVADESQVLNPMDVQLDPNMSYVERPLKIIDRRDKVLRNKRIPLVMVQWQHRGTEEAT, encoded by the coding sequence ATGAGAGAGTGTGTTCTTGCAAGTTTAaactttccggaaggtgatgaggtttatTCTGAAGGGAAAGTTAGCTCCGAGATTCATTGGCCCATTTGGGATCGTATAGGAAGTAAAGATGTGTCTTACCATTTTGCATTAACACCGTATCTCTCAAGAATTCAtaatgtgttccatgtatctctaCTCCATCAGTATGTAGCAGATGAGTCACAAGTACTGAACCCGATGGATGTCCAGTTAGATCCCAACATGTCGTATGTAGAGAGACCACTCAAGATTATTGACAGGAGAGACAAAGTGCTTCGGAACAAGCGCATTCCGCTAGTCATGGTTCAGTGGCAGCATCGAGGCACTGAAGAGGCGACTTGA
- the LOC140887745 gene encoding uncharacterized protein isoform X3: MGMNMVLKAFFTLSFDIISLIPVLTYKIEIFHSFFDSSQIKLPRVTVVMPLKGFGEHNIHNWRTQIFPIMNHYLSIAT, translated from the exons ATGGGGATGAACATGGTTTTGAAAG CCTTCTTTACTTTGAGTTTCGACATTATAAGCTTGATTCCAGTTCTTACGTACAAGATTGAGATCTTCCACAGCTTCTTCGACTCGTCACAG ATCAAGTTGCCGAGGGTCACAGTTGTAATGCCTTTAAAGGGGTTTGGGGAACACAATATTCATAACTGGAGAACTCAG ATATTTCCTATCATGAATCACTATTTATCAATAGCTACATAG
- the LOC140887745 gene encoding WAT1-related protein At5g64700-like isoform X1, translating into MLKSKRKSAPPLSFSLTIKICLLSLIGMENIKLRTIGGIMKFGGLSLCIAGVATIAFFKGPLLKLLVHHHLISSRIHEMRRGEDHAIDTWIKGVFLMMLSNVTWALWLLLQYGDTN; encoded by the exons ATGCTGAAAAGCAAAAG AAAAAGTGCTCCACCTCTATCTTTTTCCCTGACGATCAAGATATGCCTACTTTCACTGATTGG GATGGAAAACATAAAACTAAGGACAATTGGTGGGATAATGAAATTTGGAGGACTAAGTCTATGCATTGCCGGAGTAGCGACTATTGCTTTCTTCAAAGGGCCTCTCTTGAAACTACTGGTGCACCATCACTTGATCAGTAGTCGCATTCATGAAATGCGACGAGGCGAAGATCATGCCATTGATACTTGGATTAAAGGTGTCTTCCTCATGATGCTTTCCAATGTAACCTGGGCATTATGGTTGTTATTACAG tatggagatacaaattaa
- the LOC140887745 gene encoding WAT1-related protein At5g64700-like isoform X2 → MLKSKRMENIKLRTIGGIMKFGGLSLCIAGVATIAFFKGPLLKLLVHHHLISSRIHEMRRGEDHAIDTWIKGVFLMMLSNVTWALWLLLQYGDTN, encoded by the exons ATGCTGAAAAGCAAAAG GATGGAAAACATAAAACTAAGGACAATTGGTGGGATAATGAAATTTGGAGGACTAAGTCTATGCATTGCCGGAGTAGCGACTATTGCTTTCTTCAAAGGGCCTCTCTTGAAACTACTGGTGCACCATCACTTGATCAGTAGTCGCATTCATGAAATGCGACGAGGCGAAGATCATGCCATTGATACTTGGATTAAAGGTGTCTTCCTCATGATGCTTTCCAATGTAACCTGGGCATTATGGTTGTTATTACAG tatggagatacaaattaa